The Methyloferula stellata AR4 genome includes a window with the following:
- the rnc gene encoding ribonuclease III yields the protein MQRPKQQDIGPLEARIGHSFANAHLIGLALTHVSASNAARSETYQRLEFLGDRVLGLVVADMLYAAFPDAEEGELSRRLADLVRKESCAEVALEWGVATFVRLGESEKQTGAAKTAILGDICESIIGAVFLDGGFDAAKRVVTQAFEARMRSPRRPLRDPKTALQEWAQARGLAPPVYREQDRTGPDHAPEFTIAVVVTGYEPAEAKGFSKRRAEQSAAEIFIAREGIGGSENTGAA from the coding sequence ATGCAGCGGCCGAAACAGCAAGACATAGGCCCGCTCGAAGCGCGCATAGGCCATAGCTTTGCAAATGCGCATCTGATCGGCTTGGCGCTGACCCATGTCAGCGCCTCCAATGCGGCGCGGAGCGAGACCTATCAAAGGCTCGAATTTCTCGGCGACCGCGTCCTTGGGCTCGTTGTCGCCGATATGCTCTATGCCGCCTTTCCCGACGCCGAGGAAGGCGAACTCTCGCGCCGTCTCGCTGATCTCGTGCGCAAGGAAAGCTGCGCCGAAGTCGCGCTTGAATGGGGCGTCGCGACCTTCGTACGTCTCGGCGAAAGCGAGAAGCAGACGGGCGCTGCCAAAACCGCGATCCTCGGCGATATTTGCGAGTCGATCATCGGTGCTGTCTTTCTCGATGGCGGCTTCGACGCTGCCAAACGCGTCGTGACGCAGGCCTTTGAGGCGCGCATGCGCTCGCCGCGACGGCCTTTGCGCGATCCCAAAACTGCTCTGCAGGAATGGGCGCAAGCGCGCGGCCTGGCGCCGCCGGTTTATCGCGAACAGGACCGCACCGGACCGGATCACGCGCCGGAATTCACCATCGCCGTGGTCGTGACCGGCTATGAACCGGCCGAAGCCAAGGGCTTTTCAAAGCGCCGCGCGGAACAATCGGCAGCCGAGATTTTTATCGCGCGCGAGGGTATTGGCGGCAGCGAAAACACGGGTGCGGCATGA
- the lepB gene encoding signal peptidase I produces the protein MTEPVRLDGKNADVKSRANEGGLGETLKVIVQALLIALVVRTLLFQPFNIPSGSMIPTLLVGDYLFVSKYAYGYSNHSIPFSPDLFKGRIFGSPPKRGDVVVFKLPRDGTTDYIKRVIGLPGDKIQVKEGRLYINGEIVPREPIAKVTTEDFYGRETEVATYKETLPGGVSHTIIEIQGDNGFNDNTGVFEVPPDHYFMMGDNRDNSTDSRVPPDQGGVGYVPFENLVGRAEVTFFSIGDGQPAWAFWKWPWDLRWNRMFQPVK, from the coding sequence ATGACGGAGCCCGTGAGGTTGGACGGCAAGAATGCCGACGTAAAGAGCCGTGCCAATGAAGGCGGTCTCGGCGAAACGCTGAAAGTCATCGTTCAGGCTCTGTTGATCGCGCTCGTCGTGCGCACGCTTCTCTTCCAGCCGTTCAATATTCCGTCCGGATCGATGATCCCGACGTTGCTCGTCGGCGATTATCTCTTTGTCTCGAAATATGCCTATGGCTATTCGAACCATTCGATTCCCTTCAGCCCGGATCTCTTCAAGGGCCGGATTTTCGGTTCGCCGCCAAAGCGCGGCGATGTCGTCGTCTTCAAATTGCCGCGCGACGGAACGACCGATTACATCAAGCGCGTCATCGGCCTGCCCGGCGATAAGATCCAAGTGAAGGAAGGCCGCCTCTATATCAATGGCGAGATCGTTCCGCGCGAGCCGATTGCGAAAGTGACGACGGAAGATTTCTACGGCCGCGAAACCGAAGTCGCGACCTATAAGGAGACCTTGCCGGGCGGTGTCTCGCACACGATCATCGAGATCCAGGGCGACAATGGCTTCAACGACAATACGGGCGTCTTCGAGGTCCCGCCGGATCATTATTTCATGATGGGCGACAATCGCGACAATTCGACGGATAGCCGCGTGCCGCCGGATCAGGGCGGTGTCGGCTATGTGCCTTTTGAAAATCTGGTCGGCCGCGCCGAAGTCACCTTCTTCTCCATCGGTGACGGTCAACCTGCCTGGGCCTTCTGGAAATGGCCCTGGGATTTGCGCTGGAACAGAATGTTCCAGCCCGTGAAATAA
- the acpS gene encoding holo-ACP synthase, giving the protein MILGFGIDLCDIRRIEDSLTRFGDRFVNRCFTEIERQKSEGRASPAASYAKRFAAKEACAKALGTGIAAGVFWRDMGVVNLMSGKPTLCLTGGAALRLAKMTPMGHIAVIHLTLTDEYPMAQAQVIIEAVAGELAIMEKPRSLPTSTPVDL; this is encoded by the coding sequence ATGATCCTCGGCTTCGGCATCGACCTTTGCGATATCAGACGGATCGAGGACTCGTTAACGCGTTTCGGCGATCGTTTCGTGAACCGCTGTTTCACCGAGATCGAGCGGCAAAAATCGGAAGGGAGGGCTAGTCCGGCGGCCTCCTACGCCAAGCGGTTCGCGGCCAAGGAGGCCTGTGCCAAGGCACTGGGTACCGGCATAGCCGCAGGCGTCTTCTGGCGCGACATGGGTGTCGTGAATTTAATGTCCGGAAAGCCCACCTTGTGCCTGACCGGAGGTGCGGCCTTACGACTGGCAAAGATGACACCCATGGGCCATATAGCCGTGATCCATCTGACCCTCACGGACGAATACCCCATGGCGCAAGCCCAGGTGATCATCGAGGCGGTTGCCGGAGAGCTGGCGATCATGGAAAAGCCAAGGTCTTTGCCGACATCTACGCCGGTCGACCTGTAA
- a CDS encoding pyridoxine 5'-phosphate synthase, with protein sequence MTLLPLRLGINIDHVATLRNARGGAVPDPLRAARLAIEAGADSITAHLREDRRHIRDEDMRRLKRDITKPLNFEMAATDEMVAIALDTRPHASCLVPEKRSERTTEGGLDVLLGHDHLKLVTAELSRAGVIVALFIEPSLEALEASRSIGVPAIELHTGTWCDALDHGETERAEAEFIRLKAAAARCAELGIECHAGHGLDYETAAKISALPQVVELNIGHFLVGEAIFVGLEAAIRKMRAAMDAGRANAKS encoded by the coding sequence ATGACGCTGTTGCCGCTGAGACTTGGGATCAACATCGATCATGTCGCGACGCTGCGCAATGCACGCGGCGGCGCGGTGCCCGATCCTTTGCGCGCGGCGCGCCTGGCGATCGAGGCCGGTGCCGACAGCATCACCGCGCATTTGCGGGAAGACCGGCGCCATATCCGCGACGAAGACATGCGAAGGCTTAAGCGCGACATCACCAAGCCTCTGAATTTCGAGATGGCCGCGACGGATGAGATGGTCGCGATCGCACTCGATACGCGCCCGCACGCGTCTTGCCTTGTGCCAGAAAAGCGCAGCGAGCGGACGACCGAAGGCGGCCTCGATGTCCTCCTCGGACACGATCATTTGAAGCTGGTCACGGCCGAGCTTAGCCGGGCAGGGGTGATTGTGGCGCTTTTCATCGAGCCCTCGCTTGAAGCGCTGGAGGCATCGCGTTCGATCGGCGTGCCAGCGATCGAGCTTCATACTGGCACCTGGTGCGATGCTTTGGATCATGGCGAAACCGAGCGCGCCGAGGCGGAATTCATCCGTCTCAAGGCGGCGGCGGCCCGCTGTGCCGAGCTTGGCATCGAATGCCATGCCGGGCACGGTCTTGATTACGAGACCGCAGCCAAAATTTCCGCACTGCCTCAGGTGGTTGAACTGAACATCGGGCATTTTCTGGTCGGCGAAGCGATCTTCGTCGGGCTTGAGGCCGCGATCCGGAAAATGCGCGCCGCGATGGACGCGGGCCGCGCCAACGCCAAGTCGTGA
- a CDS encoding RelA/SpoT family protein, which yields MMRQYELVDRVRRYNPHADETALNRAYVYAMQAHGAQKRASGDLYFSHPLEVAAILTDLKLDDATIVAAVLHDTIEDTDSTREEIEQIFGHDIAHLVEGLTKLKKLDLVSKRAEQAENFRKLLLAIAEDVRVLLVKLADRLHNMRTLQYMPAEKRARIAEETLDIYAPLAGRMGMQGMRDELENLAFRHLMPEAYEMICARLAELHHKNEGLIAKIEKELSEELAARGIEAKVEGREKQPYSVWRKMERKSVAFEQLSDIFGFRVVVGTIEQCYRTIGVVHTKWPNVFGRFKDYISTPKENDYQSIHTTVVGPGRQRVELQVRTAAMDDIARNGIAAHVLYKDVPVGDKDMLGRESRAYQWLRRTIAHLAEGDSPEEFLEHTKLELFQDQVFCFTPKGGLIALPRGATPIDFAYAVHTDVGNSAVGAKINGRVAPLLSELQNGDEVEIMRAEGQVPPAAWETAVMTGKAKSAIRRATRDAVRAQYMGLGRQIVTRAFERAGKAFSDEMLKKALPRLARGSLEDVLAAVGRGEMYSGDVVKAVHPEFKEEKKPAPMRAHNEAGWFGMTKATSLVFKVPGPEGKAERQSIPIRGLQGDLPVRFAPNGGAVPGDRIVGILTPGEGITIYPIQSPDLTAFDDQPERWLDVRWDIDEGRKEYFPSKILVTAINEPGTLGIIATLIGEAGANIDNINIHPLSQDFHEMTIDIEVSDLKHLNTIISQLRARPAVSKVERVNG from the coding sequence ATGATGCGTCAATATGAACTCGTCGACCGGGTCCGGCGCTATAATCCGCACGCTGACGAGACGGCTCTCAACCGCGCCTATGTTTATGCGATGCAGGCGCATGGCGCGCAAAAGCGCGCTTCCGGCGATCTCTATTTCTCGCATCCCCTCGAAGTCGCGGCGATCCTCACCGATCTGAAGCTCGACGATGCAACAATCGTCGCCGCCGTTCTGCATGATACGATCGAAGATACGGATTCGACGCGCGAGGAGATCGAACAGATCTTCGGCCACGATATCGCTCATCTGGTCGAAGGGCTGACCAAGCTCAAGAAGCTCGATCTCGTCTCCAAACGGGCCGAACAGGCCGAGAATTTCCGCAAGCTTCTGCTCGCCATCGCCGAGGACGTGCGCGTGCTTCTCGTGAAGCTCGCCGACCGCCTGCATAATATGCGCACTTTGCAATATATGCCGGCCGAGAAGCGCGCGCGGATCGCCGAAGAAACACTCGACATCTATGCGCCGCTCGCCGGTCGCATGGGCATGCAAGGCATGCGCGACGAGCTTGAAAATCTCGCGTTCCGCCATCTCATGCCCGAGGCCTATGAGATGATCTGCGCGCGGCTCGCGGAACTGCATCACAAGAATGAAGGGCTCATCGCCAAGATCGAAAAAGAGCTATCCGAAGAGCTCGCGGCGCGCGGCATCGAGGCCAAGGTCGAAGGCCGCGAAAAGCAGCCCTATTCGGTCTGGCGCAAGATGGAGCGCAAATCCGTCGCCTTTGAACAGCTCTCGGATATTTTCGGCTTTCGTGTCGTCGTCGGTACGATCGAGCAATGCTACCGCACCATCGGCGTCGTGCACACGAAATGGCCGAATGTCTTTGGCCGGTTCAAGGATTATATTTCGACGCCGAAGGAGAACGACTACCAGTCGATCCATACGACTGTGGTCGGACCCGGGCGCCAGCGCGTCGAACTTCAGGTGCGCACCGCGGCCATGGACGATATCGCCCGCAACGGCATCGCGGCGCATGTGCTCTATAAGGATGTCCCCGTCGGTGACAAGGATATGCTCGGCCGCGAAAGCCGCGCCTATCAATGGCTGCGGCGCACGATCGCGCATCTCGCCGAAGGCGATTCGCCGGAAGAATTTCTGGAACATACGAAGCTCGAACTGTTTCAGGATCAGGTCTTCTGCTTCACCCCGAAGGGTGGCTTGATCGCTTTGCCGCGCGGCGCGACGCCGATCGATTTCGCTTATGCCGTGCATACCGATGTCGGCAATTCGGCGGTGGGCGCAAAGATCAATGGCCGCGTCGCGCCTTTACTGTCCGAATTGCAGAATGGCGACGAGGTCGAAATCATGCGGGCCGAGGGCCAGGTGCCTCCGGCGGCCTGGGAAACCGCGGTGATGACCGGCAAGGCCAAATCCGCAATCAGGCGCGCGACCCGCGATGCCGTGCGGGCGCAGTATATGGGCCTCGGCCGGCAGATCGTGACGCGTGCCTTCGAGCGTGCCGGCAAGGCCTTCTCGGACGAGATGCTGAAGAAGGCGTTGCCGCGTCTGGCGCGCGGCAGCCTTGAAGATGTGCTGGCCGCCGTCGGCCGCGGCGAAATGTATTCCGGCGATGTCGTCAAAGCCGTCCATCCGGAATTCAAGGAAGAGAAGAAACCGGCGCCGATGCGCGCCCATAATGAGGCTGGCTGGTTCGGCATGACGAAGGCGACGAGCCTCGTCTTCAAAGTGCCGGGACCCGAAGGGAAGGCCGAGCGCCAATCGATTCCGATCCGCGGCTTGCAGGGCGATCTGCCGGTGCGCTTTGCGCCCAACGGCGGCGCTGTGCCGGGCGACCGGATCGTCGGCATTCTGACGCCCGGTGAAGGCATTACGATCTATCCGATTCAATCGCCGGATTTGACGGCATTCGACGATCAGCCGGAACGCTGGCTCGACGTGCGCTGGGATATAGACGAGGGGCGCAAGGAATATTTTCCCTCAAAGATCCTGGTCACCGCCATCAACGAGCCGGGCACGCTCGGCATTATCGCGACCTTGATCGGCGAGGCGGGCGCCAATATCGATAACATCAACATTCATCCGCTGTCGCAGGATTTTCACGAGATGACGATCGATATCGAAGTCAGCGATTTGAAACATCTGAATACGATCATTTCGCAATTGCGGGCGCGTCCGGCCGTCAGCAAAGTCGAACGGGTGAATGGGTAG
- the rpoZ gene encoding DNA-directed RNA polymerase subunit omega, which translates to MARVTVEDCIDKVENRFELVLIASHRARMISAGSQIMVDRDNDKNPVVSLREIAESRLAPEDLKEDFIHSLQKHVEVDEPEAEAVPALIPPNDGLRSDAIGDIQFDRMTEEDLLRGLEGLVPPAETEDDGD; encoded by the coding sequence ATGGCACGCGTCACAGTGGAAGATTGCATTGATAAGGTCGAAAACCGTTTCGAACTGGTTTTGATCGCGAGCCATCGGGCCCGGATGATCTCTGCCGGTTCGCAGATCATGGTCGACCGAGATAATGACAAAAATCCGGTCGTCTCGCTTCGGGAAATTGCCGAGTCGCGCTTGGCGCCTGAGGATCTCAAGGAAGATTTCATCCACTCGTTACAGAAGCATGTCGAGGTCGACGAGCCTGAGGCGGAGGCCGTACCGGCCTTGATTCCGCCTAACGACGGCCTGCGTTCGGATGCCATCGGCGACATTCAATTCGATCGCATGACCGAAGAAGATCTGTTGCGCGGCCTCGAAGGACTCGTGCCGCCGGCCGAGACCGAGGACGACGGGGATTAA
- a CDS encoding NYN domain-containing protein: MADQERIALFIDGANLYATAKSLGFDIDYKRLLKEFQSRGKLIRAFYYTALVEDQEYSSIRPLIDWLDYNGYSVVTKPTKEFVDSLGRRKVKGNMDIELAVDAMEMAEHLDHIVLFSGDGDFRSLVEAVQRKGVRVSVVSTNTTQPAMVADELRRQADEFIDLIHLINKIGRDPDRPQRAPDRKPATASSGGYDHDLVDD, translated from the coding sequence ATGGCTGACCAAGAGCGAATAGCACTATTTATTGACGGCGCAAATCTTTATGCAACCGCGAAATCACTAGGCTTCGACATTGATTACAAACGGCTGCTTAAAGAGTTCCAAAGTCGAGGGAAACTCATCCGCGCGTTCTATTATACCGCTTTGGTTGAGGATCAGGAATATTCTTCGATCCGTCCCTTGATCGACTGGCTTGATTATAACGGATATTCTGTCGTCACCAAGCCGACCAAGGAATTCGTCGACTCGTTGGGTCGCCGCAAAGTGAAGGGAAACATGGATATAGAGCTCGCGGTGGACGCCATGGAGATGGCGGAACATCTCGACCATATCGTCTTGTTTTCCGGCGACGGAGACTTCCGATCCCTTGTTGAAGCTGTGCAACGCAAAGGCGTTCGCGTGTCCGTCGTTTCGACGAACACGACGCAGCCCGCCATGGTTGCCGATGAACTGCGCCGCCAGGCGGACGAATTCATCGATCTCATCCATCTGATCAACAAGATCGGCCGCGATCCGGATCGTCCTCAAAGAGCCCCCGATCGCAAACCGGCGACGGCGAGTTCGGGCGGCTATGATCACGATCTGGTCGACGATTGA
- a CDS encoding uracil-DNA glycosylase, producing the protein MRPELPEARNQACEPDRECSYCPRLVAFREANRSQAPDWFNAPVPSFGPAEARLLIVGLAPGLKGANRTGRPFTGDFAGDLLYATLSAYGFAKGTYASRADDGLTLVDCRITNAVRCVPPENKPTPIEIKTCRPFLDASLAAAGSLIAIVALGRIAHDSVVQSLGRKRSELPFAHGREHDLLDYGAHGVTLFDSYHCSRYNTNTGVLTAEMFHSVFARARAKLDAL; encoded by the coding sequence ATCAGGCCGGAGCTGCCCGAAGCCCGCAATCAGGCCTGTGAGCCCGATCGCGAGTGTTCTTATTGCCCGCGGCTCGTCGCTTTTCGGGAAGCCAATCGGTCGCAGGCGCCCGATTGGTTCAATGCGCCCGTCCCGTCTTTTGGACCAGCCGAGGCGCGGTTGTTGATCGTCGGTCTCGCGCCAGGTCTTAAGGGGGCCAATCGCACAGGGCGCCCCTTCACCGGCGATTTCGCCGGTGACCTTCTATACGCAACTCTATCTGCCTACGGCTTTGCCAAGGGCACTTATGCATCACGCGCCGACGATGGATTGACGCTCGTCGATTGCCGGATCACCAATGCGGTGCGCTGCGTGCCGCCCGAAAACAAGCCGACGCCTATCGAGATCAAAACCTGCCGGCCGTTTCTCGATGCAAGCCTCGCAGCGGCTGGCAGCCTTATCGCCATCGTCGCACTCGGCCGCATCGCGCATGATTCCGTCGTCCAGTCGCTGGGGCGCAAACGCAGCGAATTGCCCTTCGCGCATGGCCGCGAACACGATCTACTCGATTATGGAGCGCATGGCGTGACGCTCTTCGACAGCTATCATTGCTCCCGCTACAACACCAATACAGGGGTCTTGACGGCGGAGATGTTTCACTCGGTGTTTGCGAGAGCGCGCGCGAAACTCGATGCCCTGTAA
- the smpB gene encoding SsrA-binding protein SmpB yields MAAKPDRNFKIASENRRARFDYEIGETFEAGLMLTGTEVKSLRTGKATIAESYGSVDRNGELYLINATIPEYLQANRFNHEPKRPRKLLLRSREIVKLAQGVEREGMTIVPMKIYFNEQGRAKIEIALGRGKKLHDKRETEKKRDWNREKSRVMKERG; encoded by the coding sequence GTGGCTGCGAAACCGGATCGGAACTTCAAAATCGCGTCGGAAAACCGCCGCGCCCGGTTCGACTATGAGATCGGGGAGACTTTCGAAGCGGGCCTCATGCTGACCGGGACGGAGGTTAAATCCCTGCGTACCGGCAAAGCGACGATCGCCGAAAGCTATGGGTCGGTCGATCGCAATGGTGAGCTTTATCTCATCAATGCGACCATCCCCGAATATCTGCAGGCGAACCGTTTCAACCACGAACCGAAGCGGCCGCGTAAACTTCTTTTGAGGTCGCGCGAAATCGTCAAGCTTGCGCAAGGCGTCGAGCGCGAGGGCATGACCATCGTGCCGATGAAGATCTATTTCAACGAACAGGGCCGCGCGAAGATCGAGATCGCACTCGGCCGCGGCAAGAAGCTCCATGACAAGCGCGAGACTGAGAAGAAGCGCGATTGGAATCGCGAGAAATCGCGCGTCATGAAAGAGCGGGGCTAA
- the dapA gene encoding 4-hydroxy-tetrahydrodipicolinate synthase has translation MGQKACFKGSFTALVTPFRDGKLDEDRFRAFVDWQIVSGTHGLVPVGTTGESATLSFAEHCQAVSACVAETRGRVPVIAGAGSNNTREAIELAQHAEAAGADGLLVVTPYYNKPSQEGMYQHFKAINDKVGIPILIYNIPGRSVVDMSIDTMKRLYELKNIVGVKDATGNLARTALQRHAMGPDFIQLSGEDMTALALMAHGGHGCISVTSNVAPKQCSDMQTACLAGDYKAALAVQDRLTPLHAALFVDPNPAGPKYALSVLGKMGQELRLPMLPASAAARAAIKTAMIHAGLIARDLETADSALVDEITL, from the coding sequence ATGGGCCAGAAAGCCTGTTTTAAAGGGTCGTTCACCGCTTTGGTCACTCCGTTTCGGGACGGAAAATTGGATGAGGACCGGTTTCGGGCCTTCGTCGACTGGCAGATTGTCAGCGGAACCCATGGTCTTGTGCCGGTTGGAACGACGGGCGAAAGCGCAACCTTGAGCTTCGCTGAGCATTGTCAGGCCGTTTCGGCCTGTGTTGCGGAAACCAGGGGCCGCGTTCCGGTGATCGCCGGTGCCGGCTCGAATAATACGCGCGAGGCGATCGAACTCGCGCAGCATGCCGAAGCGGCCGGTGCCGATGGGCTTCTCGTCGTCACGCCTTATTACAATAAGCCCTCGCAGGAGGGCATGTATCAGCACTTCAAGGCGATCAATGATAAGGTCGGCATTCCGATCCTGATCTACAATATTCCCGGCCGCAGCGTGGTTGATATGTCGATCGATACGATGAAGCGGCTTTACGAATTGAAGAATATCGTCGGCGTCAAAGACGCGACCGGCAATCTTGCGCGTACCGCCTTGCAGCGTCATGCGATGGGACCGGATTTCATCCAATTGTCCGGCGAAGACATGACGGCGCTCGCGCTGATGGCGCATGGCGGCCATGGCTGCATTTCGGTGACGTCCAATGTGGCGCCGAAACAATGTTCCGACATGCAGACAGCCTGTCTTGCCGGAGACTATAAGGCGGCCCTCGCCGTGCAGGACAGACTGACGCCGCTGCATGCGGCTCTGTTCGTCGATCCCAATCCGGCCGGCCCTAAATATGCGCTCTCCGTGCTCGGCAAGATGGGGCAGGAGCTGAGACTGCCCATGCTGCCGGCTTCGGCCGCGGCGCGGGCTGCGATAAAAACAGCCATGATTCACGCCGGGCTGATCGCGCGTGATCTTGAGACGGCGGACTCGGCTCTCGTGGACGAGATCACGCTCTAG
- a CDS encoding lytic transglycosylase domain-containing protein — protein sequence MILKRVLVPSMAGLGTLALCLAVPVPDGPKTYEPRLFALVNRLANAAWFDETKKHTAFVLHALMHPVPHRSEPQTRAASETPAAPADQPVEPGRDLTGLREAVAFYKANDLAHGDEAAKTAKDDLVKLTLEWVALKTLPHDVGLARLQRFAAAHPDWPALAWIHHRAEEAIYAEHRDKAFVQAFFATSPPQTAFGKLALAQALSADGNVPEAQKLVRNLWRESELSSSLETKIRADFGNYLDKSDYKSRADHLLYKEEIGAAMRSALLAGKDVVALAQARAAVINEVASDKLMQKVPVPLKADPGFLFAEIQKLRRSDKIKEAVDVLLSAPRDPVQLVNGDEWWVERRLLARKVLDQGDTKLAYRLCAEHSAHSNEAKIEAEFHAGWIALRFMNDPALAAPHFAKVAEIAVTPMSRARAAYWQGRTAEATAAEDALTQANRFYEKAAAYPATYYGQLARVRLGLGLPLRPTAVEAPEDQRADAVRIVELLFAIGEKELATSLAAESVQHLQDREQIAALANIVAKQQDAHLALMIGKLAGHRGIALDQLAFPLYGIPDFEPLQNSAAKSVVYSVARQESAFDPKAASQAGAKGLMQMIASTAKRTAERAGLAFDENRLLSDPTFNAQLGAAHLGALIAEQGGSLILTFAAYNAGGKHVKEWIEAHGDPRSPGVDPIDWIERIPFTETRNYVQRVLENLAIYQTRFGETSTAATPENAKKTQAKL from the coding sequence ATGATCCTCAAACGAGTCCTCGTTCCATCTATGGCCGGATTGGGCACGCTGGCACTTTGCCTCGCCGTGCCGGTTCCCGACGGCCCGAAGACCTATGAGCCGCGCCTTTTTGCCTTGGTGAATCGATTGGCCAATGCGGCCTGGTTCGACGAAACCAAAAAGCATACCGCCTTTGTTCTCCATGCTCTCATGCACCCCGTGCCGCATCGCAGCGAGCCGCAGACCCGCGCGGCGTCCGAGACCCCGGCGGCACCGGCGGACCAGCCGGTCGAACCGGGCCGCGATCTCACCGGCCTGCGCGAGGCGGTCGCTTTTTATAAGGCCAATGATCTCGCCCATGGCGACGAGGCCGCGAAGACCGCGAAAGACGACCTCGTCAAGCTGACACTCGAATGGGTCGCACTCAAGACTTTGCCGCATGATGTCGGATTGGCGCGGCTGCAGCGTTTTGCCGCCGCCCATCCGGATTGGCCGGCGCTCGCCTGGATCCACCACCGCGCCGAGGAAGCCATTTACGCCGAGCACCGCGATAAGGCGTTTGTGCAAGCCTTCTTCGCGACGTCGCCGCCGCAAACGGCCTTCGGCAAACTGGCGCTTGCACAGGCCTTGTCCGCCGATGGAAATGTGCCGGAAGCACAAAAGCTCGTTCGCAACCTCTGGCGCGAGTCGGAACTCAGCTCGTCTCTCGAAACCAAGATCAGAGCGGATTTCGGCAATTATCTCGACAAGTCCGATTACAAATCCCGCGCCGACCATCTTCTCTACAAGGAGGAGATCGGTGCGGCGATGCGCTCGGCTCTGCTCGCAGGAAAGGATGTCGTGGCCCTGGCGCAAGCCCGCGCCGCGGTCATCAACGAAGTCGCATCCGACAAGCTGATGCAAAAAGTGCCGGTGCCTTTGAAGGCCGATCCAGGTTTTCTTTTCGCCGAGATTCAGAAACTCCGCCGCTCCGATAAGATCAAAGAGGCAGTGGATGTCCTGCTGTCTGCGCCGCGCGACCCGGTCCAGCTCGTCAATGGCGACGAATGGTGGGTGGAACGCCGCCTTCTCGCCCGCAAGGTCCTCGATCAAGGCGACACGAAACTGGCCTATCGCCTTTGCGCGGAACATTCGGCGCATTCCAATGAAGCGAAGATCGAAGCCGAGTTTCACGCCGGCTGGATTGCATTGCGTTTCATGAACGATCCGGCGCTTGCCGCGCCGCATTTCGCCAAAGTTGCCGAGATCGCGGTAACGCCCATGTCGAGGGCACGCGCCGCCTATTGGCAAGGCCGCACAGCCGAAGCGACAGCGGCCGAGGATGCCTTGACGCAGGCCAATCGTTTTTATGAAAAGGCCGCCGCCTATCCCGCCACCTATTACGGACAATTGGCGCGCGTGCGGCTCGGGCTCGGCCTGCCGCTGCGCCCGACGGCGGTGGAAGCCCCGGAGGATCAGCGTGCCGACGCGGTCCGCATCGTCGAGCTTCTGTTTGCGATCGGAGAAAAGGAGCTTGCCACGTCGCTCGCGGCGGAATCGGTGCAGCATCTTCAAGACCGAGAGCAAATCGCGGCGCTCGCCAATATTGTCGCAAAGCAGCAGGACGCGCATCTCGCCCTCATGATCGGCAAGCTCGCAGGCCATAGAGGCATAGCGCTCGATCAACTGGCGTTTCCGCTTTATGGGATACCCGACTTCGAGCCATTGCAGAATTCGGCGGCGAAATCGGTCGTCTATTCGGTGGCGCGGCAAGAAAGCGCATTCGATCCGAAGGCCGCGTCGCAGGCGGGCGCCAAAGGGCTGATGCAGATGATCGCATCGACCGCCAAACGAACTGCCGAACGCGCCGGCCTTGCCTTCGACGAAAACCGCCTGCTCTCCGATCCCACATTCAACGCGCAGCTCGGCGCAGCCCATCTCGGCGCGCTTATCGCCGAGCAGGGCGGCTCGTTGATCTTGACGTTCGCGGCCTATAATGCCGGCGGCAAACACGTGAAGGAATGGATCGAGGCGCATGGCGACCCGCGCTCGCCGGGCGTCGATCCGATCGATTGGATAGAGCGCATACCGTTCACCGAAACGCGCAATTACGTGCAGCGCGTTTTGGAAAATCTCGCCATCTATCAAACAAGATTCGGCGAGACCAGCACCGCGGCGACCCCCGAAAACGCCAAGAAAACGCAAGCCAAATTATAG